One stretch of Roseimicrobium sp. ORNL1 DNA includes these proteins:
- a CDS encoding Hsp70 family protein — protein MATASPILGIDLGTTNSLVGVVDSGFPILLADADGARLTPSAVHYAADGCVTVGAAAVRQRAIDPTRTVTSVKRLIGRRAGEAEWKPAYDLKALGKSPAEGSADILKHLKAIAESALETEVSRAVITVPAYFNDAQRNETKRAGELAGLTVERIVSEPTAAALAYGLDKLEENKKIAVYDLGGGTFDISILEMRDGVFQVLATAGDTQLGGDDIDRALADWILRASALPSDSAIQHARLIAAAEEAKKKLSAEAEFTVELPFFQDTANLSVRVQRSDLDAIAQPLIERTRLHCRRALLDAGLSAADLDDVILVGGSTRMPLVRQVVQDIFGREPNVSQNPDEAVGLGAVIQAGILSGALRNVVLLDVTPLSLGIETFGGLMNIIIPRNSTIPCRAGEMFTNAVANQQEMLIRVLQGERELAKDNWELGRIAVPFPPGPKGSARVGVQFAIDANGILQVLARDTATNTDTILEIQNSAVDVDDEKVEKMIAESVDFAFEDMNERIWTEAHLKSEELLKAVDEALEQCAGLVPEDEVEKIKVAASEVRNVMQAELHDARALKAANQLLDDATQQLAVLLVERAMEAALERKLS, from the coding sequence ATGGCAACGGCATCCCCGATTCTCGGCATCGACCTCGGCACCACCAATTCCCTCGTGGGTGTGGTGGACAGTGGCTTTCCCATTTTGCTGGCCGATGCGGACGGCGCCCGGCTGACACCATCTGCCGTGCACTATGCCGCGGATGGATGCGTGACGGTGGGGGCGGCAGCCGTGCGTCAACGCGCCATCGATCCCACTCGGACGGTCACCTCAGTGAAGCGCCTCATCGGGCGCAGGGCAGGGGAGGCGGAGTGGAAGCCGGCGTATGATCTGAAGGCCTTGGGGAAGTCGCCCGCAGAAGGGAGCGCGGATATCCTCAAGCATCTGAAGGCCATTGCGGAGAGCGCTCTTGAAACGGAGGTGTCTCGCGCGGTCATCACGGTGCCCGCCTATTTCAACGATGCGCAACGCAACGAGACCAAACGCGCCGGAGAACTCGCCGGGCTCACGGTCGAGCGCATCGTAAGTGAGCCTACCGCGGCTGCGCTCGCCTATGGTCTCGACAAGCTGGAGGAGAACAAGAAGATCGCGGTCTATGATCTGGGCGGCGGCACGTTTGACATTTCCATTCTGGAAATGCGCGATGGCGTCTTCCAAGTGCTGGCCACTGCCGGTGACACCCAGCTCGGCGGTGACGACATCGACCGTGCGCTGGCAGACTGGATTCTCCGCGCATCGGCGCTCCCCTCTGACTCTGCCATCCAGCACGCGCGTCTGATTGCTGCTGCCGAGGAGGCGAAGAAGAAGCTCTCCGCGGAAGCAGAGTTCACGGTGGAGCTTCCGTTCTTCCAGGACACCGCGAATCTTTCCGTGCGCGTGCAGCGCAGCGATCTGGACGCCATCGCGCAGCCGCTCATTGAGCGCACGCGCCTGCATTGCCGGCGTGCCTTGCTGGATGCGGGTCTCTCGGCAGCAGATTTGGATGATGTGATCCTCGTGGGCGGGAGCACGCGCATGCCGCTCGTCCGCCAGGTGGTGCAGGATATCTTCGGGCGTGAGCCCAATGTCTCGCAGAATCCTGATGAAGCCGTGGGTCTGGGTGCGGTGATTCAGGCAGGCATCCTCAGCGGAGCCTTGCGCAATGTGGTGTTGCTGGATGTGACGCCGCTCTCACTGGGCATCGAGACCTTCGGCGGTTTGATGAACATCATCATCCCGCGCAACTCCACCATTCCCTGCCGTGCCGGGGAGATGTTCACCAATGCGGTCGCCAATCAGCAGGAGATGCTCATTCGTGTGCTGCAGGGCGAGCGCGAACTGGCCAAGGACAACTGGGAGCTCGGTCGCATCGCTGTGCCCTTTCCACCGGGGCCCAAGGGCAGCGCACGGGTGGGTGTGCAGTTCGCGATTGATGCGAATGGCATCCTCCAGGTGCTGGCTCGCGATACCGCCACCAACACGGACACCATCTTGGAAATTCAAAACTCTGCCGTGGATGTGGATGACGAGAAGGTGGAGAAGATGATCGCAGAGAGCGTGGACTTCGCCTTCGAAGACATGAACGAGCGCATCTGGACCGAAGCACACCTGAAGAGTGAGGAACTGCTGAAGGCGGTGGATGAGGCGCTGGAACAATGTGCTGGCCTCGTGCCCGAAGACGAAGTGGAGAAGATCAAAGTCGCCGCCAGCGAGGTGCGCAACGTCATGCAGGCAGAGCTGCACGATGCGCGCGCCCTGAAAGCCGCGAATCAGTTGCTGGATGATGCCACCCAGCAACTCGCGGTACTGCTCGTCGAACGCGCGATGGAGGCTGCGCTGGAACGCAAACTCTCATAG